One genomic region from Microcystis panniformis FACHB-1757 encodes:
- a CDS encoding hydantoinase B/oxoprolinase family protein, whose amino-acid sequence MFPVDFHRTEITTVADPIYLEIFKNLYQFIAEEMGITLQNTAASVNIKERLDFSCAIFDEVGNLIANAPHIPVHLGSMADSVKSLIQDKGETIRPGNVYLANNPYNGGTHLPDVTVISPIFDCQNQEILFYLASRGHQADIGGITPGSMPPHSVHISEEGILFDNFLLVAAGKFREQELINHLTNSPFPARNIAQNIADFQAQIAANAKGERELHNMVDRYGLAMVKAYQQFVQDNAELAVRKAISVLKDGEFTYYLDNGAVIKVRISIDIDNCQATIDFTGTSDQLNNNFNAPLAVTRAAVLYVFRTLVEEAIPLNAGCFKPLHLIIPSGCFLNPVYPAAVVAGNVETSQAIVNTLYGALGIQAASQGTMNNFTFGNQEYQYYETICGGSGAGANFAGTAAVQTQMTNSRLTDPEVLEMRYPVLVESFSIRPDSGGKGQYSGGDGVIRRMKFQEAMTANILSGNRLIPPFGLAGGKAGKIGRNAVERNDGTIEELPGTATVEVNPGDIFIIETPGGGGYGNC is encoded by the coding sequence ATGTTCCCTGTAGATTTTCACCGCACAGAAATAACTACCGTTGCCGATCCTATTTATCTAGAAATCTTTAAAAATCTCTATCAATTTATTGCCGAAGAAATGGGGATTACTCTCCAAAATACGGCAGCAAGTGTCAACATTAAAGAGCGCCTAGACTTCTCCTGTGCTATCTTTGATGAGGTGGGAAATTTAATCGCTAATGCTCCTCATATTCCCGTCCATTTAGGCTCGATGGCCGATAGTGTCAAAAGTTTAATTCAGGATAAAGGGGAGACGATTCGTCCGGGGAATGTTTATCTAGCTAATAATCCTTATAATGGCGGTACTCACCTGCCGGATGTCACAGTAATTAGTCCTATTTTTGACTGCCAAAATCAGGAAATATTATTTTATCTTGCCTCCCGGGGACATCAAGCTGATATCGGTGGAATTACCCCTGGTTCTATGCCTCCCCATTCTGTCCATATTAGCGAAGAAGGAATTTTATTCGATAATTTTTTGCTGGTAGCGGCGGGAAAGTTTCGGGAACAAGAATTAATTAATCACTTAACTAATAGTCCTTTTCCTGCTCGCAATATCGCCCAAAATATTGCCGATTTTCAGGCACAAATAGCCGCTAATGCCAAGGGAGAAAGAGAATTACATAATATGGTTGATCGCTACGGATTAGCTATGGTTAAAGCCTATCAACAGTTTGTTCAAGATAATGCCGAATTAGCGGTTAGAAAAGCTATATCTGTCTTAAAAGATGGTGAATTTACCTATTATCTGGATAACGGTGCTGTCATCAAGGTCAGAATTAGCATAGATATTGATAATTGTCAAGCAACCATCGATTTTACTGGCACATCTGACCAGTTAAATAATAATTTTAATGCACCCCTAGCAGTGACAAGAGCGGCGGTTTTATACGTTTTTCGTACCCTTGTGGAGGAGGCAATCCCTTTAAATGCTGGCTGTTTCAAACCCCTCCATTTAATTATCCCATCTGGCTGTTTTCTTAATCCCGTTTATCCAGCTGCCGTAGTAGCGGGAAATGTGGAAACTTCCCAGGCAATAGTTAATACTTTATACGGTGCTTTAGGCATTCAAGCAGCCAGCCAAGGGACGATGAATAATTTCACTTTTGGTAATCAAGAATATCAATATTATGAGACTATTTGCGGCGGTTCTGGTGCGGGGGCAAATTTTGCGGGAACTGCTGCCGTACAAACCCAAATGACTAATTCCCGTCTCACTGATCCGGAAGTATTAGAAATGCGCTATCCTGTGTTAGTAGAAAGTTTTAGCATTCGCCCCGATAGTGGCGGCAAGGGACAATATTCTGGAGGTGATGGTGTGATTAGAAGAATGAAATTTCAAGAGGCTATGACTGCTAATATTCTGTCGGGTAATCGCCTGATTCCCCCCTTTGGACTAGCGGGAGGAAAAGCCGGTAAAATAGGACGTAATGCCGTGGAAAGAAACGATGGAACTATCGAAGAATTGCCCGGTACTGCGACTGTAGAAGTGAACCCCGGTGATATTTTTATTATTGAAACTCCCGGCGGTGGTGGCTATGGAAATTGTTGA
- the hisC gene encoding histidinol-phosphate transaminase has protein sequence MLPTRDCVRQTPAYTPGEQPQSAGFTKLNTNENPYPPPAEIFAPLQEQLEKVRLYPDPISKELRQTAAELYGITADQIIAGNGSDDILNIALRTFVNPGESVAFLDLTYSLYETIARVHGANIIEFPTNDQFELAGPIICPEAKLIFLASPNPPLGKHLERDYLEATCANASGLVLIDEAYVDFSDDNHLDFLSRYDNVIISRTMSKSYSLAGLRVGFGFASRAIIEQMDKVRDSYNLDRIAQTLATAALKHHNYFEQVWQKVRQTRSRLITSLRELGFIVFDSEANFILASPPHISASELYNQLKERQILVRYFKHPRIQNYVRISIGTDGEIDRLLSAIQEIMGTN, from the coding sequence ATGCTACCTACACGCGATTGTGTTCGTCAAACCCCCGCTTACACTCCGGGAGAACAGCCCCAAAGCGCGGGATTTACCAAACTTAACACCAATGAGAATCCCTATCCCCCACCGGCGGAAATTTTTGCCCCCTTGCAAGAGCAATTAGAGAAAGTCCGACTCTATCCCGATCCTATCTCCAAAGAGTTACGGCAAACGGCGGCGGAATTATACGGCATAACAGCCGATCAGATAATCGCCGGTAATGGCTCCGATGATATACTTAATATCGCCCTGCGAACTTTTGTTAACCCTGGCGAAAGTGTCGCTTTTTTGGATTTAACCTATTCCCTTTACGAGACAATTGCCCGGGTACACGGGGCAAATATTATCGAATTTCCCACTAATGATCAATTTGAATTAGCAGGACCGATTATTTGTCCGGAAGCGAAATTAATTTTTCTCGCTTCTCCTAATCCTCCCCTCGGTAAACATCTTGAGCGCGACTATTTAGAAGCAACCTGTGCTAATGCGTCAGGATTGGTATTAATTGATGAAGCTTATGTGGATTTTAGTGATGACAATCATCTCGATTTTCTCTCCCGTTACGATAATGTCATCATTAGTCGCACCATGTCGAAAAGTTATAGTTTAGCGGGGTTAAGAGTCGGTTTCGGTTTTGCTTCGAGGGCAATTATCGAACAGATGGATAAGGTGCGTGATTCCTATAATTTAGATCGCATTGCTCAAACTTTAGCCACAGCAGCTTTAAAACACCATAATTATTTTGAGCAAGTTTGGCAAAAAGTCCGTCAAACCCGCAGCCGTTTAATTACTTCTCTGCGCGAGTTGGGATTTATTGTTTTTGACTCGGAAGCTAATTTTATCCTCGCTTCTCCCCCGCACATTAGTGCCAGTGAGTTATATAATCAACTCAAAGAGCGTCAGATATTAGTGCGATACTTTAAACATCCTCGCATTCAGAATTATGTGCGGATTTCTATCGGAACCGATGGGGAGATTGATCGCCTTTTATCTGCTATTCAAGAGATTATGGGAACAAATTAA
- the dusA gene encoding tRNA dihydrouridine(20/20a) synthase DusA, whose amino-acid sequence MGSILSVAPMMDYTDRHFRYFLRQISRRPLLYTEMITTMAIKHGDRYKLLGFSLAEKPLALQLGGDNPYLLAECAKIAEDMGYDEVNLNVGCPSSRVKEGNFGACLMANPELVARGISAMNQAVSIPVTVKQRIGIDDQDSYENMANFVRIVADAGCQRFTIHARKAWLQGLSPKENRTVPPLRYDDVYRLKNQFPHLFIEINGGIINLEQARQHLQLVDAVMIGRAAYDNPYLFATVDRDFYGESVTPPTREEVIKKMLPYIDEWVSKGYKLHQISKHLLQLFAGQPGTKAWKRYISENSHFPGADSGVIWQALQQVNSLNDLASSH is encoded by the coding sequence ATGGGCAGTATTTTAAGTGTGGCGCCGATGATGGATTATACCGATCGCCATTTTCGCTATTTTTTGCGACAAATTAGCCGTCGTCCCCTTCTCTACACGGAAATGATCACGACGATGGCGATCAAACACGGCGATCGCTATAAGTTGCTGGGGTTCTCCCTAGCAGAAAAACCTCTAGCTTTGCAGTTAGGAGGTGATAATCCCTATCTTTTGGCAGAATGTGCCAAAATAGCCGAAGATATGGGTTATGACGAGGTAAATCTCAATGTGGGTTGTCCCAGTTCTAGGGTAAAAGAGGGCAATTTCGGCGCTTGTTTGATGGCTAACCCGGAATTAGTCGCTAGGGGAATATCGGCAATGAATCAAGCTGTATCGATTCCCGTGACTGTAAAACAGAGAATTGGCATTGATGATCAGGATAGTTACGAAAATATGGCCAATTTTGTCCGTATTGTTGCGGATGCGGGTTGTCAACGTTTTACCATCCATGCGCGGAAAGCTTGGTTACAGGGATTAAGTCCCAAGGAAAATCGCACCGTTCCCCCCCTACGTTACGATGATGTTTATCGCCTAAAAAATCAGTTTCCCCATTTGTTTATTGAAATTAATGGCGGTATCATTAATTTAGAACAGGCTAGACAACATTTACAATTAGTAGATGCAGTTATGATCGGTCGGGCAGCCTACGATAATCCCTATTTATTTGCCACAGTCGATCGAGATTTTTATGGGGAATCGGTTACTCCTCCTACCCGGGAAGAAGTAATCAAAAAAATGCTTCCCTACATCGATGAGTGGGTGAGTAAAGGTTATAAATTACACCAGATCAGCAAACATCTTTTACAGCTTTTTGCCGGTCAGCCCGGAACTAAGGCCTGGAAGCGTTATATTAGTGAAAATAGCCATTTTCCTGGGGCCGATTCCGGGGTAATCTGGCAAGCTTTACAGCAGGTAAACTCCCTAAATGATCTGGCTAGTTCCCATTGA
- a CDS encoding response regulator, producing the protein MAKSCQPDVIILDIGMPVLNGQSAAIQIKQFYPYIRIIAYSSLAKLPMEKNNQSTVFDLYCSKDISSQDLIKAIDDLGKLAQSDKSQFRRVG; encoded by the coding sequence TTGGCGAAAAGTTGTCAACCGGATGTAATTATTTTAGATATAGGGATGCCTGTCTTAAATGGACAGAGCGCCGCTATTCAGATCAAACAATTCTACCCTTATATTCGCATTATCGCCTATAGTTCCTTGGCAAAGCTTCCAATGGAAAAAAATAATCAAAGTACAGTCTTTGACCTATACTGCTCTAAAGATATATCTTCCCAAGATCTGATCAAAGCGATCGATGACTTGGGAAAATTAGCACAATCGGACAAATCTCAATTCCGTCGAGTCGGATAG
- a CDS encoding DUF362 domain-containing protein has product MITQSSITAGVKNSAMADFVYQPPPAAITAKRILIKPNLGYPVPPPVTVSLPVLSQVLRGLRGVNPGAEIILLEGVCSAISLREIIDILGVKSILDPGINILDADSLTQQEYPNLSPFPVRFPSMFAPKIIEEVDCRITIGTLKRTHLKDKPLISASLKNLYGLFPRSHYQARSPNSRGQLHRPSVPLILQDVYFCIGHLFDGAVVDANLKYFSSNWRPDRGKSIPLGQVFWGDDMISVDRSACLLGDEPMPSYLDAIDLLRSQLLNGTN; this is encoded by the coding sequence ATGATTACCCAATCCTCAATTACTGCCGGGGTAAAAAATTCAGCTATGGCGGATTTTGTTTATCAACCTCCCCCGGCAGCTATCACAGCTAAACGTATTTTAATTAAACCTAATTTAGGTTATCCTGTGCCTCCACCGGTAACGGTTAGTCTGCCGGTATTAAGTCAAGTTTTGCGGGGATTAAGAGGGGTAAATCCAGGGGCAGAAATTATCTTATTAGAGGGTGTTTGTTCGGCTATTTCTTTAAGAGAAATTATCGATATTTTGGGTGTAAAATCTATTCTCGATCCTGGAATAAATATTCTTGATGCTGATAGTTTAACCCAGCAAGAATATCCGAATCTTTCCCCTTTTCCTGTCCGGTTTCCCTCGATGTTTGCCCCTAAAATTATCGAAGAAGTGGATTGTCGGATCACGATTGGAACCCTAAAACGCACCCATTTAAAGGATAAACCCTTGATTTCTGCTTCTTTAAAAAATCTCTATGGACTCTTTCCCCGTAGTCATTATCAGGCCCGTAGTCCCAACTCGCGGGGGCAATTACATCGCCCCTCCGTACCGCTAATTTTACAGGATGTTTATTTTTGTATCGGTCATCTTTTTGATGGGGCAGTGGTGGACGCTAATCTCAAATATTTTAGTAGTAATTGGCGACCCGATCGAGGAAAATCTATTCCCCTGGGTCAGGTGTTTTGGGGTGATGATATGATTAGCGTGGATCGCAGTGCTTGTCTGTTAGGTGATGAACCGATGCCAAGTTATTTAGATGCGATCGATTTGCTTCGTTCTCAACTTTTAAACGGAACCAATTAG
- the tsaD gene encoding tRNA (adenosine(37)-N6)-threonylcarbamoyltransferase complex transferase subunit TsaD — MTIILAIETSCDETAVAIVNNNLVLSSVVSSQIDLHRLYGGVVPEMASRQHLETINFCLEKAWQETGLTWSEIDGIAATVAPGLVGALMVGMTAAKTLAIVHDKPFIGIHHLEGHIYASYLAESDLKPPFLSLLVSGGHTSLIHVQACGKYQQLGTTRDDAAGEAFDKVARLLNLSYPGGPIIDRMAKDGNPQAFPLPEGKISLPTGGFHAYDSSFSGLKTAVLRLVEKFEPDNLPVADIAASFQDTVARSLTRRTINCALDYGLKTIAIGGGVAANSALRNHLQTAAKNHHLTVYFPPLKLCTDNAAMIARAAVDHYDLGHFSDLSLGVRSRLPLSEVMQLYNTSDF, encoded by the coding sequence ATGACAATTATCTTAGCGATCGAAACCAGTTGCGATGAAACGGCTGTGGCTATTGTTAACAATAACCTGGTGTTGAGTAGTGTGGTTTCTTCTCAAATTGATCTCCATCGTCTCTATGGCGGTGTTGTGCCGGAAATGGCCTCGCGACAACACCTAGAAACCATTAATTTTTGTCTAGAAAAAGCTTGGCAAGAAACGGGTTTAACTTGGTCAGAAATTGATGGAATAGCCGCCACAGTTGCCCCCGGTTTAGTAGGTGCTTTAATGGTGGGAATGACGGCAGCCAAAACCCTCGCTATTGTCCACGATAAACCCTTTATCGGCATTCATCATCTCGAAGGTCATATCTATGCTTCCTATCTCGCTGAATCTGATCTTAAACCTCCTTTTTTATCTCTTTTAGTCTCTGGGGGTCATACCAGTTTAATCCATGTGCAGGCCTGCGGCAAATATCAACAATTAGGAACCACTAGAGATGATGCAGCCGGAGAAGCTTTTGATAAAGTGGCACGATTATTAAACTTAAGTTATCCCGGTGGTCCGATAATCGATCGCATGGCTAAAGATGGTAATCCCCAAGCTTTTCCCTTACCTGAAGGTAAAATATCTTTACCAACCGGCGGTTTTCATGCCTACGATTCCAGTTTTAGTGGTTTAAAAACGGCTGTTTTGCGCTTAGTAGAGAAATTCGAGCCAGATAATTTACCTGTAGCTGATATAGCCGCTAGTTTTCAAGATACGGTAGCCAGAAGTTTAACCCGTCGGACAATCAATTGTGCCTTAGATTATGGCTTAAAAACTATCGCGATCGGGGGAGGAGTGGCTGCTAATAGTGCCTTAAGAAATCATCTGCAAACTGCCGCCAAAAATCATCATTTAACCGTCTATTTTCCGCCGCTTAAACTCTGTACCGATAACGCCGCTATGATTGCTCGCGCTGCCGTTGATCATTATGATCTTGGTCATTTTTCTGACCTTTCCCTCGGTGTTCGTTCCCGTTTACCTTTAAGCGAAGTTATGCAATTATATAATACGTCAGATTTTTAG
- a CDS encoding glucose-1-phosphate adenylyltransferase has product MKKVLAIILGGGAGTRLYPLTKLRAKPAVPLAGKYRLIDIPVSNCINSQIDKIYVLTQFNSASLNRHLNRTYNFTGFSDGFVEVLAAQQTMENPQWFQGTADAVRQYIWTMKDWDIDEYLILSGDHLYRMDYSKFIERHRETNADITLSVVPIDERRASAFGVMKINDSGRIVDFYEKPKGAELERMRVDTTILGLSPDQARQSPYIASMGIYVFKKNVLIDLLDANKEQTDFGKEIIPSAAKDYNLQAYLFKGYWEDIGTIEAFYESNLALTQQPNPAFSFYDEKAPIYTRSRYLPPTKMLNCTVTESMISEGCILKESRIHHSILGIRSRVGKDCTIEDTMLMGADFYESFPERESLIGNAKVPVGIGPGSTIRRAIVDKNARIGSNVLIVNKDRVEEANREDLGFYVRSGIVVIFKNATIPDGTVI; this is encoded by the coding sequence GTGAAAAAAGTATTAGCTATTATCTTGGGTGGCGGGGCTGGAACTCGCCTTTATCCGTTAACGAAACTGCGGGCCAAACCTGCCGTCCCCCTAGCGGGAAAATATCGCTTAATCGATATTCCCGTCAGCAATTGTATTAACTCCCAGATTGACAAAATCTATGTGTTGACGCAATTTAATTCCGCTTCCCTCAATCGTCACCTCAATCGTACCTATAATTTTACGGGTTTTAGTGATGGTTTCGTGGAAGTTTTGGCGGCTCAACAAACCATGGAGAATCCTCAATGGTTCCAAGGCACAGCCGACGCAGTACGACAATATATCTGGACGATGAAGGATTGGGATATCGATGAATATCTCATTCTCTCGGGAGATCATCTCTATCGCATGGACTACAGCAAGTTCATCGAACGTCATCGGGAAACTAACGCCGATATCACTTTATCGGTGGTTCCCATCGATGAACGTCGGGCCTCCGCTTTTGGGGTGATGAAAATTAATGATTCGGGGCGAATTGTCGATTTTTATGAGAAACCCAAAGGGGCAGAATTGGAAAGAATGCGGGTAGATACGACGATTTTAGGCTTAAGTCCCGACCAAGCTCGTCAAAGTCCCTACATCGCTTCCATGGGAATTTATGTCTTTAAAAAGAATGTTTTAATCGATCTGCTCGATGCCAATAAAGAACAGACCGATTTCGGTAAGGAAATTATTCCCTCGGCCGCTAAAGACTACAATCTTCAGGCTTATTTATTTAAAGGTTACTGGGAAGATATCGGCACGATTGAAGCCTTTTATGAGTCTAATCTCGCCCTGACTCAACAACCCAATCCCGCCTTTAGTTTCTACGACGAAAAAGCCCCCATCTATACCCGTTCTCGCTATCTGCCACCGACAAAAATGCTCAATTGTACGGTGACAGAATCGATGATTTCTGAAGGTTGTATTCTCAAAGAATCTCGCATCCATCACTCGATTTTAGGTATTCGTAGTCGAGTCGGCAAAGACTGCACGATCGAGGATACAATGCTGATGGGAGCCGACTTTTATGAGTCTTTCCCCGAACGGGAAAGTCTGATCGGAAATGCCAAAGTTCCCGTGGGTATCGGTCCCGGTTCCACTATTCGTCGGGCAATTGTGGACAAAAATGCTCGCATTGGTTCCAATGTTTTAATTGTTAACAAAGATCGTGTGGAAGAAGCTAATCGCGAAGATTTAGGTTTCTATGTTCGCAGCGGCATCGTGGTTATTTTCAAAAATGCCACTATTCCCGACGGGACGGTAATTTAA
- the truB gene encoding tRNA pseudouridine(55) synthase TruB, whose protein sequence is MFGFLNLNKPPDWTSHDCVAKVRKILKTKRVGHGGTLDPMATGVLPIAVGAATRLLPYLPENKAYRAKIQLGLSTDTDDITGKAIATCPCGDLTLEAVKPHLAEFIGNIAQIPPMYSAIHKDGRRLYELARKGEIIAVEPRQVKIDQITVLGWLEGEFPQIELDIHCGSGTYIRSLARDLGKVLAVGGTLASLTRTESCGFQLADSINLEALMANSEGLISPRIALAHLDWISLTSERVIDWFHGRKINLTDTNVMSGSLVAVESLEAQFLGIGEIVSREDEYYLQPKIVIQQ, encoded by the coding sequence ATGTTTGGCTTTTTAAATCTCAATAAACCCCCCGATTGGACTTCTCACGATTGCGTGGCCAAAGTCCGCAAAATTCTGAAGACAAAACGAGTCGGCCATGGCGGAACTTTAGATCCTATGGCTACGGGAGTTTTACCGATCGCCGTCGGTGCTGCCACCCGATTACTGCCCTATTTACCCGAAAATAAGGCTTATCGGGCAAAAATCCAGTTAGGACTCAGCACCGATACCGATGATATTACGGGAAAAGCGATCGCCACTTGTCCCTGTGGCGATTTAACTTTAGAGGCAGTTAAGCCCCATTTAGCGGAATTTATCGGCAATATTGCCCAGATTCCGCCGATGTATAGTGCTATTCACAAGGATGGTCGCCGTCTCTACGAATTGGCGCGCAAAGGGGAAATAATCGCAGTGGAGCCTCGTCAGGTCAAAATTGACCAAATTACGGTTTTAGGCTGGTTAGAGGGCGAATTTCCGCAAATAGAGCTAGATATTCACTGTGGATCGGGGACTTATATTCGTTCCCTGGCCAGAGATTTGGGGAAGGTGTTAGCTGTCGGTGGCACTTTAGCCAGTTTAACTCGCACGGAAAGCTGTGGTTTTCAATTAGCTGATAGTATTAATCTGGAAGCTTTAATGGCTAATTCCGAGGGTTTAATTTCGCCTCGCATTGCCTTGGCACATCTAGACTGGATTTCTTTGACATCAGAGAGAGTTATCGATTGGTTTCACGGCAGAAAAATTAATCTCACCGATACAAATGTTATGAGCGGTTCTCTGGTTGCTGTGGAGTCTTTAGAAGCTCAATTTCTCGGCATTGGTGAGATAGTTAGCAGAGAAGATGAATACTACCTACAGCCTAAAATAGTTATTCAGCAATAG
- a CDS encoding Rieske (2Fe-2S) protein, which produces MSWTKVLSVDSLAPGARQVVKVGENSILLINNNGQFHAVGNRCPHLKLSMTKGKISEDGAIVCPWHRSSFDLCSGAVKDWITWPPVVNKAMAAVSQPQALPVYPLRIEDGSIWIDA; this is translated from the coding sequence ATGAGTTGGACAAAAGTATTATCTGTAGATTCCCTTGCCCCCGGCGCCCGTCAAGTGGTAAAAGTGGGGGAAAATTCCATTCTCTTGATTAACAATAACGGTCAATTCCACGCCGTCGGCAACCGTTGTCCCCATTTAAAATTATCGATGACGAAAGGTAAAATTAGCGAGGACGGCGCGATCGTTTGTCCCTGGCATCGTAGTTCTTTTGATCTCTGTAGCGGTGCTGTCAAAGACTGGATTACCTGGCCCCCTGTGGTTAACAAAGCGATGGCGGCAGTTTCTCAACCCCAAGCTTTACCCGTTTATCCCCTTCGCATCGAAGACGGCAGCATCTGGATAGACGCATAA
- a CDS encoding DUF1997 domain-containing protein — MEVTFTAAESLEIVVAEQTIPIQHYLRQPQRLVQAIVETSLTEHLSEHRFRLKMRPLNFLNLYYFQPTVILNVWATSGGTIFLQSEDCQIKGIDYINDRFSLNVKGKLAPVEKNNQTYLAGKANLEVKVALPPPLWLTPRPLLEITGNSLLKGVLLRIKQRLMSQLLQDYQQWAKQDIIAQNYPETILDLSLS, encoded by the coding sequence ATGGAAGTAACTTTTACCGCTGCCGAATCCCTAGAAATTGTTGTTGCTGAACAAACCATACCGATTCAGCATTATCTGCGTCAACCGCAAAGATTAGTACAGGCTATCGTTGAGACTAGCTTAACGGAACACTTGTCTGAGCATCGGTTTCGCCTGAAAATGCGTCCCCTAAACTTTTTGAATTTGTACTATTTTCAGCCCACGGTTATCCTCAATGTCTGGGCCACCTCTGGGGGGACGATATTTTTGCAATCAGAAGACTGTCAGATCAAAGGTATTGATTATATCAACGATCGCTTTAGCCTCAATGTTAAAGGCAAACTCGCTCCTGTGGAAAAAAATAATCAAACCTATCTAGCGGGAAAAGCCAATCTTGAGGTGAAAGTCGCTCTACCACCACCATTATGGTTAACCCCGCGTCCGTTATTAGAAATCACTGGCAATAGTCTCTTAAAAGGGGTTTTATTGCGGATTAAACAGCGTTTAATGAGTCAATTGTTGCAAGATTACCAACAATGGGCTAAACAGGACATTATTGCCCAAAATTACCCCGAAACCATTCTTGATCTCTCCCTTAGTTAA